Below is a genomic region from Thermodesulforhabdaceae bacterium.
AAATTCGCCCTGGGCAAAGTTAACAATTCGAGATGCGTTATAGATTAGAGAAAAACCTAATGCGATAAGAGCGTAAATGCTACCACTTGTTATGCCGGATACGATGTATTGAGGCAGAAGGGCTAATTCACTGATCATGACTCTCGAGCCCCGATCTCTATAGCTTTAATAATGCCTTGGTTTTGGTCTTCGCCTTCCTTCTTTAACATTTCTATAAGATCATCTGGGGAACAGAACAAATAGCCCTTTGCTGCGGCAAATCCGATGAGAATGACATTTGCCATGCGGTGATTTCCCATCCTGGATGCAACGGATGTTGCGTCAAAAACGATCATGCTAGGCGGTGTGCTATCAGAAATGACCGGACTGTTGCAAATAATAATACCCCCTTCTTTTAGGAGATGTCTGTAAGGTGGAATGCTTTCCGGATGTAGAGCTATCAAAATGTCGGCATTACCCGACTGAATTAAAGGACTCCAGAATCTTCCATCTTTGTTTTGTGCATCATAGACCTTTATATGGCTTACTACATTGCCTCCACGTTGAGCCATTCCATGAGTTTCTGATGCAAGCACTGAAAGACCTTTGAAAACGGCCGTTTCTGTTATCAGTTTTGTAATGAATACAACCCCTTGACCGCCAAAACCCGAAATGACAATCTGTTGTTTCATAAACTTTCTCCTGGGTTGTTTACCCTTTAATAAGGAGTATTGTTCATTTCAACACTTCGACTTCTTCTAAATTTTGCGTCAACTCAATGATGCCAGTCCACCAAACGGGCAAACTTCAATGCAAACTCCACAGCCCACACAGAGCAATTCATTGATCTTCACCGGTTTTTTTCGTCCCTGACTTTCAATTGCAGGGCATTCAAACCTTCGAACACAGAACTGGCAGCCTCGACACTTGTCCGTAACCTGTACTTTAAGACCAGTAATTTTGTTTTTCTGCCGCCTGTCAGTAACACAGGGGCACTTAGCTATAATGACCGCAACACCCTTTTTCTCTTCAAAGGCGTAAGTGCCCGCTTTTCTGAGAGTTTCCATCACGCTTTGCAGGTCGTAGGCATCCACTGTTTCCAGGAAAGATACGCCGCAGGCTTTTACCATTTCTTCAATGGAGATTTTTGGAGTTTCTGAAAAAGTTTCCGGAGTGGGTTGATGACCCGTCATTGCTGTTGTTTTGTTATCTAGTATTACTAACACAAAAGAAGCTCCATAGGTTACCGCATCAACAAGGGGAGCAATGCCAGCATGAAAGAAGGTAGAGTCCCCTATGGTAGCTATTATGGGCGGTATAGAATCCCCTTTTGCTGAAAAAGCTCTGTAAAACCCTATAGCCTGCGATATGGATGCTCCCATGCAGAGCACTGTATCGACAGATCCAATGTTAAGCCCAAGAGTATAACATCCAATGTCACTTGGGTATATCCCTTTGGGAAAGCATTTTCTGATGGCAAAGAAGATTGATCTATGGCCGCAACCTGGACATAGAGTTGGGCGTCGCTGAGTAGCTTCGGAAGGGATAGTTGTTCTTTGGGGCAATCTGAGCCAGGAACTGATTATGCTTTCAACCTTGTCCGGTAGAAGTTCCCCTTCTCTGGGAATATGCCCTGTTTCTCTCCCCAGAACTTTGATTCCATTTCTTATCTGGAGTTCTATAACGGGATAAGTTTCTTCTATCACCAGGATTTCCTCAAAATTGGAAAGTTGTTCGAGCAGTTTTTTTGAAATGGGGTAGGGCATTAATACTTGAAATAT
It encodes:
- a CDS encoding 2-oxoacid:acceptor oxidoreductase family protein yields the protein MKQQIVISGFGGQGVVFITKLITETAVFKGLSVLASETHGMAQRGGNVVSHIKVYDAQNKDGRFWSPLIQSGNADILIALHPESIPPYRHLLKEGGIIICNSPVISDSTPPSMIVFDATSVASRMGNHRMANVILIGFAAAKGYLFCSPDDLIEMLKKEGEDQNQGIIKAIEIGARES
- the iorA gene encoding indolepyruvate ferredoxin oxidoreductase subunit alpha, which codes for MADRKVFLGNEAIAYGLVEAGCSVATSYPGTPASEILDTLLRIKKNHHLDHFYAEWSVNEKVAFEIALAASYTGLRSAVMMKQVGLNVASDPLMSSAYTGTKGGFVIISADDPGPHSSQTEQDSRFFAMFAKIPVLDPASPQEAKEMVKKAFEISEQLELPVMLRPTTRVCHARQDVILESFSIPQNLPHFEKNPQRWAATPKFRFILHKALNQKIEDLSKNETLKTFRVLNEINGVRRSKRCIVSSGIVTSYVCEVLTSLGLWEEIPIFQVLMPYPISKKLLEQLSNFEEILVIEETYPVIELQIRNGIKVLGRETGHIPREGELLPDKVESIISSWLRLPQRTTIPSEATQRRPTLCPGCGHRSIFFAIRKCFPKGIYPSDIGCYTLGLNIGSVDTVLCMGASISQAIGFYRAFSAKGDSIPPIIATIGDSTFFHAGIAPLVDAVTYGASFVLVILDNKTTAMTGHQPTPETFSETPKISIEEMVKACGVSFLETVDAYDLQSVMETLRKAGTYAFEEKKGVAVIIAKCPCVTDRRQKNKITGLKVQVTDKCRGCQFCVRRFECPAIESQGRKKPVKINELLCVGCGVCIEVCPFGGLASLS